In Vicinamibacterales bacterium, a single window of DNA contains:
- the selA gene encoding L-seryl-tRNA(Sec) selenium transferase → MPHYRYIPSIEQMRRRPAVAALERDFGPGTIVEALRTGAAELRAALGRDDAAGTTGVHDQESAAIFIERHATLRLHHLGRPSLRPVVNATGVIVHTNLGRAPLASPVVTRLNTLLPGYSNLEYDVVTGARGRRDVHAEALLCHLLGVEAAVVVNNNAAATLLLLAALAAGREVVVSRGELVEIGGGFRVPDVMAQSGARLREVGTTNRTRIEDYRAAIGPDTALLLRVHRSNFRIEGFTEQPTIDELVSLGREHAVPVVEDIGSGYLGLPGESDDARLDALLRGEPRVPTSLAAGVDLICFSGDKLLGGPQAGIIAGRTDLLAPIRRHPLMRALRVDKLTYAALEATLGEYVAGRASRTIPALRMILLSTEEIGARATALADALRPVPGLRVELIDGQSTVGGGSTPGLEFPTRLLALTHAVRSANWIDEHLRRREPPVVGRIEKDRLLLDLRTVQPDQDDVVATALAELPYRGSARTPR, encoded by the coding sequence ATGCCACACTACCGATACATCCCTTCGATCGAGCAGATGCGTCGGCGGCCGGCGGTGGCGGCACTGGAGCGCGACTTCGGCCCAGGGACGATCGTCGAGGCGTTGCGGACTGGCGCGGCGGAACTGCGCGCCGCACTGGGTCGCGACGACGCGGCCGGGACGACCGGCGTGCACGACCAGGAATCGGCTGCGATCTTCATCGAACGGCACGCGACGCTCCGCCTGCACCACCTCGGGCGCCCGTCGCTCCGTCCCGTCGTCAACGCCACCGGGGTGATCGTGCACACCAATCTGGGACGCGCCCCGCTGGCGTCGCCCGTGGTCACCCGGCTGAACACGCTGCTGCCGGGCTATTCGAATCTCGAATACGACGTTGTCACCGGCGCACGCGGCAGGCGCGACGTACATGCAGAGGCGCTGCTGTGTCATTTGCTGGGTGTCGAAGCCGCGGTCGTCGTCAACAACAATGCGGCGGCCACGCTGCTCCTGCTTGCCGCGCTGGCCGCTGGACGCGAAGTGGTCGTCTCGCGGGGCGAACTGGTGGAGATCGGCGGCGGGTTCCGGGTGCCGGACGTGATGGCGCAGTCGGGTGCACGGCTTCGCGAGGTGGGCACGACCAATCGGACGCGAATCGAGGACTACCGAGCGGCGATAGGACCGGACACGGCACTGCTGCTCCGCGTCCACCGGTCGAACTTCCGAATCGAAGGATTCACCGAGCAGCCGACGATCGACGAACTGGTTTCCCTCGGACGCGAGCACGCCGTACCGGTCGTGGAGGACATCGGCAGCGGCTATCTTGGGCTGCCCGGGGAATCGGACGATGCGAGGCTCGACGCGCTGCTGCGGGGCGAACCGCGCGTGCCAACCAGCCTGGCCGCGGGTGTGGACCTCATCTGCTTCAGCGGCGACAAGCTGCTCGGCGGGCCACAGGCCGGTATCATTGCAGGGCGCACGGATTTGCTGGCACCAATCCGGCGACATCCCCTGATGCGCGCGCTTCGGGTGGACAAGTTGACCTACGCGGCGCTCGAGGCGACACTCGGCGAGTATGTCGCGGGCCGGGCCAGCCGCACGATTCCCGCGCTGCGGATGATCCTGCTGTCCACCGAAGAGATCGGTGCCAGGGCAACGGCCCTTGCGGATGCTCTCCGCCCGGTGCCTGGCCTGCGGGTCGAACTCATCGACGGGCAATCCACGGTGGGCGGAGGTTCGACGCCGGGACTGGAATTCCCGACGCGTCTGCTGGCCCTGACCCACGCCGTGCGGAGCGCGAACTGGATCGACGAGCACCTGCGGAGACGGGAACCGCCCGTGGTTGGGCGCATCGAGAAAGACCGGCTGTTGCTCGACCTCAGGACCGTGCAACCCGACCAAGACGATGTCGTTGCCACGGCGTTGGCGGAGCTGCCCTACCGAGGCAGCGCGAGGACCCCACGATGA
- a CDS encoding MXAN_5187 C-terminal domain-containing protein: MSEHTELERDLRLLEATLRKLEIEYNMYFAGQLPKPPWDTRRRVESILRRYDRAYIQSYVDRFRLTTLQSRFAVFADLWDRGLRAREEGRPGPFYKPPREESPGEEQKRPPSGDHILLVATVADPSAEPDKVEAIYESLVTARREVGIEDPFPFHKFVQLVKGQITRLKHAGSQEVAFRVAVKEGKVTFTAKGLKTEVAPD; this comes from the coding sequence GTGTCCGAACACACCGAGCTCGAACGCGATCTTCGGCTGCTCGAGGCGACGCTGCGCAAACTCGAAATCGAGTACAACATGTACTTCGCCGGGCAGCTTCCCAAGCCGCCCTGGGACACCCGGCGCCGCGTCGAAAGCATCCTCCGGCGCTACGACCGCGCCTACATCCAAAGCTATGTCGATCGGTTCCGTCTGACGACCCTGCAGTCCCGATTCGCGGTGTTTGCGGATCTGTGGGACCGCGGGCTGCGGGCGCGCGAGGAAGGCCGCCCGGGGCCGTTCTACAAGCCTCCGCGCGAGGAGAGCCCGGGCGAAGAGCAGAAACGTCCGCCAAGCGGCGACCACATCCTGCTGGTGGCGACCGTCGCCGACCCGTCCGCCGAGCCCGACAAGGTGGAGGCGATCTACGAATCCCTCGTCACGGCCCGCCGCGAGGTGGGGATTGAAGACCCGTTTCCGTTCCACAAGTTCGTGCAACTGGTGAAGGGGCAGATCACCCGGCTCAAACACGCCGGCAGCCAGGAGGTCGCCTTTCGGGTGGCGGTCAAGGAGGGGAAAGTCACCTTCACGGCAAAAGGTCTGAAGACGGAGGTAGCGCCCGATTAG
- a CDS encoding cold shock domain-containing protein, whose product MRITGKVKWFNNAKGYGFIERDGGSDVFVHYSAIQSNGGFRSLEEGQAVEFEIVDGPKGPQAGNVIKV is encoded by the coding sequence ATGCGCATCACAGGCAAGGTCAAGTGGTTCAACAACGCGAAGGGCTACGGGTTCATCGAACGCGACGGTGGCAGCGACGTGTTCGTCCACTACTCGGCAATTCAGAGTAATGGCGGGTTCCGGTCGCTGGAGGAAGGCCAAGCCGTTGAGTTCGAGATCGTTGACGGCCCCAAGGGCCCGCAGGCCGGCAACGTCATCAAGGTGTAG
- the purH gene encoding bifunctional phosphoribosylaminoimidazolecarboxamide formyltransferase/IMP cyclohydrolase yields the protein MPRALLSVSDKGGLAAFAQALDERGYELVSTGGTARALAEAGLTVTSVSEVTGFPEMLDGRVKTLHPAVHGGILARRSRPDDLSAIAHHGIQPIDVVVVNLYPFARAAADADTVFDALVEEIDIGGPSLVRAAAKNFRDVLVVVSPNDYDEVIEQLSKTGGPSPEFRLALARKAFAHTAEYDGAIAAELEKVRLADAGFERVPGTGGLPGRLMLNAAKARDLRYGENPHQSAAWYRREGAGRLDILQGKELSFTNLLDLDSAARIVWEFDEPAAVVIKHTNPCGAATGRSLAEAYVSAREADPLSAYGGIVGLNRPVDVATAQAIVSTFIEAIVAPGVDEAALPILAGKKNMRVVAADLQGAFAAGHRHLDIRSIFDGLLVEERDVVNEARAAWPPSGGEAVRREATETLRVVTRRQPTASEWQGLRFAWRICAHVKSNAVIFTTSDRTLAIGAGQMSRVDAVHVAKMKAAERQGATAAGQALLIGSMAASDAFFPFRDGLDAVAAAGATAVIQPGGSVRDAEVIAAADEHGLAMVFTGRRHFRH from the coding sequence ATGCCCCGAGCGCTCCTGAGTGTGTCCGACAAGGGCGGCCTTGCCGCGTTCGCCCAGGCGCTGGATGAACGCGGGTACGAATTGGTCTCCACCGGCGGGACGGCTCGAGCCCTCGCCGAGGCAGGGCTGACGGTCACATCTGTCTCGGAGGTGACCGGGTTTCCCGAGATGCTGGATGGCCGGGTGAAGACGCTGCACCCGGCGGTGCACGGCGGCATCCTGGCGCGCCGGTCCCGCCCTGATGACCTCTCGGCGATTGCGCACCACGGCATCCAGCCCATCGACGTGGTCGTTGTCAACCTGTATCCGTTTGCCCGCGCGGCGGCCGACGCGGACACGGTGTTCGACGCGCTCGTCGAGGAGATCGATATTGGCGGGCCGAGCCTGGTTCGGGCAGCGGCAAAGAACTTCCGCGACGTGCTGGTGGTCGTCTCGCCGAACGACTACGACGAGGTGATCGAGCAACTGTCGAAGACGGGGGGGCCTTCACCGGAGTTTCGTCTGGCGCTGGCGCGGAAGGCCTTCGCCCACACCGCCGAGTATGACGGGGCCATCGCGGCCGAACTGGAGAAGGTCCGTTTGGCGGACGCCGGGTTCGAACGGGTGCCCGGGACCGGCGGGTTGCCGGGGCGACTGATGCTGAACGCCGCGAAGGCCAGGGACCTTCGCTACGGCGAGAACCCCCACCAGTCGGCGGCCTGGTATCGACGCGAGGGCGCGGGACGATTGGACATCCTGCAGGGGAAGGAACTGTCGTTCACCAACCTGCTCGACCTCGACTCGGCCGCCCGCATCGTGTGGGAGTTCGACGAACCGGCAGCCGTCGTCATCAAACACACCAACCCGTGCGGGGCGGCAACCGGCCGGTCGCTGGCCGAGGCCTACGTCTCGGCGCGCGAAGCCGATCCGCTGTCGGCGTACGGTGGCATCGTGGGCCTCAACCGGCCCGTGGACGTCGCGACCGCTCAGGCCATCGTCTCCACGTTCATCGAGGCGATTGTGGCGCCCGGCGTGGACGAAGCCGCGCTGCCCATCCTCGCCGGCAAGAAGAACATGCGGGTCGTGGCCGCCGACCTCCAGGGGGCGTTCGCGGCGGGGCATCGGCATCTCGACATCCGATCGATATTCGACGGGCTCCTCGTCGAGGAGCGCGACGTGGTGAACGAGGCGCGGGCCGCGTGGCCGCCGTCGGGCGGCGAGGCCGTACGTCGTGAAGCCACCGAGACCTTGCGTGTGGTCACGCGCCGGCAGCCCACCGCGTCCGAGTGGCAGGGGTTGCGATTCGCGTGGCGCATCTGCGCGCACGTGAAGTCGAACGCCGTGATCTTCACGACCTCCGATCGGACGCTGGCGATCGGCGCGGGGCAGATGAGTCGTGTGGACGCGGTCCACGTCGCGAAGATGAAGGCGGCAGAACGCCAGGGCGCGACCGCGGCCGGTCAGGCGCTGCTCATCGGAAGCATGGCGGCGTCGGACGCCTTCTTCCCGTTCCGCGACGGCCTCGATGCGGTGGCGGCAGCGGGTGCGACGGCAGTGATCCAGCCCGGTGGGTCGGTTCGCGACGCCGAGGTCATCGCGGCGGCCGACGAGCACGGCCTGGCGATGGTGTTCACCGGGAGGAGGCACTTCCGACACTGA
- the rfaE1 gene encoding D-glycero-beta-D-manno-heptose-7-phosphate kinase: protein MPSTYDQLRRAIDRFSSSSVLIVGDVMLDQFVVGRVNRISPEAPVPVVEYEHDEYRVGGASNVANNVRALGGAVELVGLTGADGAGHRLRHLLIDCGVGTSGLVTDSSRRTTTKLRIVTTRNLQVARIDYESDHETSGETELALTAQIDRLAGSANVILVSDYLKGAVSRALMTRVIAAGRKHGIPVLVDPKIPHLNYYQGATLITPNHHEAEIATHRRIRTPEDAVEAATLFRERAGCEHVLITRGEHGMCLLDVHQALHFPAAAREVADVTGAGDTVIATTALSLAAGSSLADACNLANHAAGVVVAKFGPATLTRDELVEAVAGV from the coding sequence ATGCCTTCGACCTACGACCAGCTCCGCCGCGCGATCGACCGCTTCTCCTCATCCTCGGTGCTCATCGTCGGCGACGTGATGCTCGACCAGTTCGTCGTCGGCCGCGTGAACCGGATTTCGCCGGAAGCGCCCGTGCCGGTCGTGGAGTACGAACACGACGAGTACCGCGTCGGCGGCGCGTCGAACGTCGCGAACAACGTGCGGGCGCTCGGAGGTGCGGTCGAACTCGTGGGGCTGACGGGCGCAGACGGAGCGGGGCATCGCCTCCGCCACCTGCTGATCGACTGCGGCGTCGGAACGTCGGGCCTCGTCACGGACTCGTCGCGCCGGACGACAACGAAGCTGCGGATCGTGACGACGCGCAACCTGCAGGTGGCCAGGATCGACTACGAGAGCGACCACGAGACGAGCGGCGAGACGGAACTGGCGCTGACGGCGCAGATCGACCGGCTCGCGGGTAGCGCGAACGTCATCCTGGTTTCGGACTACCTGAAGGGTGCCGTGTCCCGCGCGCTGATGACACGAGTGATCGCTGCAGGACGCAAGCACGGGATCCCGGTGCTCGTCGACCCCAAGATCCCTCACCTCAACTACTACCAGGGCGCCACGCTCATCACGCCGAACCACCACGAGGCGGAGATCGCCACGCACCGACGGATTCGCACGCCCGAGGACGCGGTGGAGGCCGCGACGCTGTTTCGCGAACGCGCCGGCTGCGAGCACGTCCTCATCACACGGGGCGAGCACGGCATGTGCCTGCTCGACGTCCACCAGGCCCTGCACTTCCCGGCCGCAGCACGCGAGGTCGCCGACGTCACCGGCGCCGGCGACACGGTCATCGCGACCACAGCCCTGTCCCTGGCCGCAGGCTCGAGCCTGGCCGATGCCTGCAACCTCGCCAACCACGCCGCCGGCGTGGTGGTCGCGAAGTTCGGACCCGCAACGCTCACGCGAGACGAACTGGTGGAGGCGGTCGCGGGGGTGTAG
- a CDS encoding O-antigen ligase family protein: MTTEDTAPRNHGRLDQVMLIALLAFVATVQFSIAIAESLLAVTLVTWLASLIVRRERPSVPPWFWALLAYAAVSLVATAFSLEPFTSLGAAKQMLLFLVVPATYSIAGGRRATTVMQVILTVGAISAIVGVFQYGVLNYDWLGQRPRGTLGHYMTYAGLLMLVICSAAARLLYERRDWIWPALILPALVVALALTFTRSAWVGACAGVGLLLLLKDRRLLAVLPVVAALFIAVAPAAITDRAYSMFSLKDPTNRDRVAMLEAGKEIVARYPLTGVGPNLLKKIYPTYRQSNAVDLTPPHLHNVPLQIAAERGLPALAVWFWFVVSAAIGLWRKLRNDRPRYLAAAGLGALVAMMGAGLFEYNFGDSEFLMMLLVLLTLPWAAARERDPEIITTGETKVPLEKT, from the coding sequence ATGACGACTGAAGACACGGCGCCGCGGAACCACGGCCGGCTCGACCAGGTGATGCTGATCGCCCTGCTCGCGTTCGTCGCCACGGTGCAGTTCTCGATTGCCATCGCGGAGAGCCTGCTGGCCGTGACGCTCGTCACCTGGCTGGCCTCGCTGATCGTGCGACGTGAACGCCCGTCGGTGCCACCCTGGTTCTGGGCACTGCTCGCGTACGCAGCCGTCTCACTCGTCGCCACCGCCTTCTCGCTCGAGCCGTTCACGAGCCTCGGCGCGGCCAAGCAGATGCTGCTCTTTCTCGTCGTGCCCGCCACGTATTCGATTGCCGGCGGCCGCCGTGCCACCACCGTGATGCAGGTCATCCTCACGGTCGGCGCCATCAGCGCGATCGTCGGCGTGTTCCAGTATGGGGTGTTGAACTACGACTGGCTCGGCCAGCGGCCGCGTGGCACCCTGGGCCACTACATGACGTACGCCGGACTGTTGATGCTCGTCATCTGCTCAGCGGCCGCACGGCTGCTCTACGAGCGTCGCGATTGGATCTGGCCCGCGCTGATTCTGCCTGCCCTCGTCGTGGCGCTCGCTCTCACGTTCACGCGGAGCGCCTGGGTCGGCGCATGCGCGGGCGTCGGTCTGCTCCTCCTGCTCAAGGACCGTCGGCTGCTGGCCGTGCTCCCGGTCGTAGCCGCACTCTTCATTGCCGTCGCGCCCGCCGCCATCACCGACCGCGCGTACTCGATGTTCAGCCTGAAGGACCCCACCAATCGCGACCGCGTCGCGATGCTCGAAGCAGGCAAGGAGATCGTCGCGCGCTACCCGCTGACCGGCGTCGGCCCGAACCTCCTGAAGAAGATCTACCCCACCTACCGTCAGTCGAATGCCGTCGACCTGACGCCGCCGCACCTGCACAACGTGCCGCTGCAGATTGCCGCCGAGCGCGGATTGCCGGCGCTGGCGGTGTGGTTCTGGTTCGTGGTCTCCGCCGCCATCGGACTCTGGAGAAAGCTGCGGAACGACAGGCCGCGCTACCTGGCGGCCGCTGGCCTGGGCGCACTCGTGGCCATGATGGGCGCCGGGCTGTTCGAGTACAATTTCGGCGACTCCGAGTTCCTGATGATGCTGCTCGTCCTGCTCACGCTGCCGTGGGCGGCGGCCCGCGAGCGTGACCCGGAAATCATCACGACGGGCGAAACGAAGGTTCCACTGGAGAAGACCTAG
- a CDS encoding glycosyltransferase family 9 protein has protein sequence MNILLIRLRLIGDVVFTTPIIRAVRRHCPASRLAYLVEPHAAPVVADNPHLDEVIVAARPESRGRLTADVALARRLYTNRYDLVIDLHGGPRSALLAWATRAPRRIGYTITGRSWMYTERVPRARALRPRHSVMNQWDLIAPLGIPAPDPEQDGTEMRPSAAAIASVGAKLASAGIDPARGRPIVIHVSAGNPFRRWPPPAFVTLLTLLVRRDPQRRVIVMSGPSEHEAAATVGRAARAELGALGAAIVEGIDFNLGELRALMDVSSLFIGGDSGPLHVAGTSGVPIVGVYGPTLAARSAPFRPARFVTESLEVTDLPCRPCDQRRCEPGDFRCLGLITPQQVAEAAERAIANLGIAIGRD, from the coding sequence GTGAACATCCTCCTCATCCGCCTGCGCCTGATCGGAGACGTCGTCTTCACGACGCCGATCATCCGCGCGGTTCGGCGGCACTGTCCGGCCAGCCGCCTCGCGTATCTGGTGGAGCCGCACGCGGCGCCGGTCGTCGCGGATAATCCGCACCTCGACGAGGTCATCGTCGCCGCCCGGCCGGAGTCCCGGGGCCGGCTCACGGCCGATGTCGCGCTCGCGCGCCGGCTCTACACGAATCGATACGACCTGGTCATCGACCTGCACGGCGGACCGAGGAGCGCGCTGCTCGCCTGGGCGACGCGGGCACCGCGGCGCATTGGATACACGATCACGGGACGGAGCTGGATGTACACTGAGCGTGTGCCGCGCGCGCGGGCGCTCCGGCCCCGCCACTCCGTGATGAATCAGTGGGACCTGATCGCGCCGCTCGGCATCCCGGCGCCGGATCCGGAGCAGGATGGAACAGAGATGCGGCCGTCAGCGGCTGCCATCGCGTCGGTGGGCGCCAAGTTGGCCTCTGCCGGAATCGACCCCGCGCGAGGGCGACCGATTGTGATCCACGTCAGCGCCGGGAACCCGTTTCGCCGCTGGCCGCCCCCCGCGTTCGTCACGCTGCTGACGCTGCTCGTCCGGCGCGACCCTCAACGACGGGTGATTGTCATGTCCGGCCCGTCGGAGCATGAGGCAGCCGCGACCGTCGGGCGCGCGGCGCGCGCCGAACTCGGCGCACTGGGTGCGGCGATCGTCGAGGGAATCGACTTCAACCTCGGCGAACTGCGTGCGTTGATGGACGTATCGTCGCTGTTCATCGGGGGTGACAGCGGACCGCTGCACGTGGCGGGAACGAGTGGTGTGCCGATCGTCGGGGTGTACGGGCCGACGCTGGCCGCGCGCTCGGCGCCGTTCCGGCCGGCGCGCTTCGTGACCGAGTCGCTCGAAGTCACGGATCTTCCGTGCCGGCCTTGCGATCAGCGCCGGTGCGAGCCGGGAGACTTCCGTTGCCTGGGCCTGATCACCCCCCAACAGGTCGCCGAGGCCGCGGAACGAGCAATCGCGAATCTCGGAATTGCCATCGGTCGCGACTGA
- a CDS encoding Trm112 family protein — MPVDPELLEILVCPECHQPVQPVHDGTGLKCPQCHRVYPVGDDNIPVMLVEEAKVED; from the coding sequence GTGCCTGTCGACCCTGAACTGCTCGAGATTCTCGTCTGCCCGGAGTGCCATCAGCCAGTGCAGCCGGTCCACGACGGGACCGGCCTGAAGTGCCCCCAGTGCCACCGCGTCTACCCGGTCGGCGACGACAACATCCCGGTGATGCTCGTCGAAGAGGCCAAGGTCGAAGACTGA